In a genomic window of Penaeus vannamei isolate JL-2024 chromosome 10, ASM4276789v1, whole genome shotgun sequence:
- the LOC138862915 gene encoding uncharacterized protein produces MIFGTELDDFRDFGFEASEEFQNFGFEASEEFRNFEFEARDDFRNFGFEASEDFRDFGFEANDDFRNFGFEASEEFRNFGFEANDDFRNFGFEARDDFRNFGLDGSEEFRNFGFEASDDFRNFGFEASEEFRNFGFEARDDFRNFEFDGIEEFRNFGFEARDDFRNFGFDGIEEFRNFGFEARDDFRNFEFDGIEEFRNFGFEARDDFRNFGFDGIEEFRNFEFEARDDSRNFGFDGIEEFRNFGFEASDDFRNFGFDGIEEFRNFEFEARDDSRNFGFDGIEEFRNFGFEARDDSRNFGFDGNEEFRNFGFEARDDFRNFGFDGIEEFRNFEFEARDDSRNFGFDGIEEFRNFGFEARDDFRNFGFDGIEEFRNFEFEARDDSRNFGFDGIEEFRNFGFEISDIESNASEDFRKFEFGAGKDFQNVEFDASERFRNFTKFRI; encoded by the exons gcgagagatgattttcggaactttggatttgaggcgagtgaaGATTTTCGggactttggatttgaggcgaatgatgattttcggaactttggatttgaggcgagtgaagaatttcggaactttggatttgaggcgaatgatgattttcggaactttggatttgaggcgagagatgattttcggaactttggattggATGGGAgtgaagaatttcggaactttggatttgaggcgagtgatgattttcggaactttggatttgag gcgagtgaagaatttcggaactttggatttgaggcgagagatgattttcggaactttgaaTTTGACGGGAttgaagaatttcggaactttggatttgaggcgagagatgattttcggaactttggatttgacgggattgaagaatttcggaactttggatttgaggcgagagatgattttcggaactttgaaTTTGACGGGAttgaagaatttcggaactttggatttgaggcgagagatgattttcggaactttggatttgacgggattgaagaatttcggaactttgAATTTGAGGCAAGAGATGATtctcggaactttggatttgacgggattgaagaatttcggaactttggatttgag gcgagtgatgattttcggaactttggatttgacgggattgaagaatttcggaactttgAATTTGAGGCAAGAGATGATtctcggaactttggatttgacgggattgaagaatttcggaactttggatttgaggcaaGAGATGATtctcggaactttggatttgacgggaatgaagaatttcggaactttggatttgag gcgagagatgattttcggaactttggatttgacgggattgaagaatttcggaactttgAATTTGAGGCAAGAGATGATtctcggaactttggatttgacgggattgaagaatttcggaactttggatttgag gcgagagatgattttcggaactttggatttgacgggattgaagaatttcggaactttgAATTTGAGGCAAGAGATGATtctcggaactttggatttgacgggattgaagaatttcggaactttggatttgag ATTTCGGACATTGAATCTAATGCGAGTGAAGATTTTCGGAAATTTGAATTTGGTGCGGGAAAGGATTTTCAAAATGTTGAATTTGATGCGAGTGAAAGATTTCGGAACTTTACAAAATTCCGAATTTGA